A DNA window from Brassica napus cultivar Da-Ae chromosome C1, Da-Ae, whole genome shotgun sequence contains the following coding sequences:
- the LOC106381481 gene encoding asparagine--tRNA ligase, chloroplastic/mitochondrial → MPAASLRLASFSTLRFLSFFPISNPSPYSLFRHRRRLLFEDSAANARRRCFCTGTSVSASSSDGKNNQGNRIGSKVGEFRRKLRVAEVKGGADEGLGRVGQSLSVMGWVRTLRSQSSVTFIEINDGSCLSNLQCVMNPDAEGYDQVEAGSVLTGASVSVQGTIVASQGTKQKVELKVHKIILVGKCDSSYPIQKKRVSREFLRTKAHLRPRTNSFGAVARVRNTLAYATHKFFQESGFVWVASPIITASDCEGAGEQFCVTILIPSSHETTDSPIDAIPKTKGGLVDWSQDFFGKPAFLTVSGQLNGETYATALSDIYTFGPTFRAENSNTSRHLAEFWMLEPELAFADLDDDMACATAYLSSTSYVKYVLDNCKEDMEFFDTWIEKGITHRLSDVVEKEFLQLSYTDAIELLLKANKEFEFPVKWGLDLQSEHERYITEEAFEGRPVIIRDYPKEIKAFYMRENDDGKTVAAMDMLVPRVGELIGGSQREERLEVLEARLDGLKLDKESYWWYLDLRRYGSVPHAGFGLGFERLVQFATGIDNIRDVIPFPRSPGSADF, encoded by the exons ATGCCGGCGGCGTCACTCCGTctcgcttcattctctactctcCGTTTCTTATCCTTCTTCCCCATCTCTAATCCTTCTCCTTACTCTCTCTTCCGCCATCGACGCCGCTTGCTTTTCGAAGATTCTGCGGCCAATGCTCGCCGGAGATGCTTTTGCACCGGTACTTCTGTATCTGCCAGTTCCAGTGATGGAAAGAACAATCAAGGGAATCGAATTGGGAGTAAAGTTGGAGAATTTAGGAGGAAGCTGAGGGTAGCTGAAGTGAAAGGAGGAGCAGACGAAGGTCTGGGTCGGGTGGGGCAGAGCCTCAGCGTTATGGGTTGGGTCCGGACTCTTCGATCTCAGAGCAGTGTCACATTCATCGAGATAAACGATGGCTCTTGCTTATCAAACTTGCAATGTGTGATGAATCCGGACGCAGAGGGATATGATCAG GTAGAAGCTGGTTCGGTCTTGACTGGAGCATCTGTATCTGTACAAGGTACTATTGTGGCCAGCCAGGGGACTAAGCAAAAGGTGGAGCTTAAGGTTCACAAAATCATTCTG GTTGGAAAGTGTGACTCTTCCTATCCCATCCAGAAGAAGAGGGTCAGCCGGGAGTTTTTGAGAACCAAGGCTCATCTTCGTCCCAGAACCAATTCTTTTGGCGCG GTGGCTAGAGTTAGGAATACTCTGGCGTATGCTACTCACAAGTTCTTTCAAGAAAGTGGTTTTGTCTGGGTGGCAAGCCCTATTATCACTGCCTCCGATTGTGAAGGCGCTGGTGAACAGTTCTGTGTCACCATTCTC ATCCCCAGCTCCCATGAGACCACAGATTCTCCCATCGATGCAATTCCGAAAACAAAGGGAGGGTTGGTCGATTGGTCTCAG GACTTCTTTGGGAAACCAGCGTTCTTGACCGTCTCTGGGCAACTCAATGGAGAAACTTATGCAACCGCTCTCTCAGAT ATATACACATTTGGTCCTACATTTCGAGCTGAGAACTCCAACACCTCCAGGCACTTGGCTGAATTCTGG ATGCTTGAACCAGAACTTGCTTTTGCCGACCTGGATGATGACATGGCCTGTGCCACCGCCTACCTCTCCAGTACGTCGTAT GTGAAATACGTTCTTGATAACTGCAAGGAAGACATGGAGTTTTTCGATACATGGATTGAGAAAGGAATCACTCATCGCTTGAGT GACGTAGTTGAGAAAGAATTTCTTCAGCTGAGTTACACAGACGCCATTGAACTTCTTCTGAAAGCAAACAAAGAATTTGAATTCCCA GTGAAGTGGGGACTGGATTTGCAGAGCGAGCATGAAAGGTACATAACAGAAGAGGCATTTGAGGGTCGCCCTGTGATAATAAGAGATTATCCAAAAGAGATAAAAGCGTTTTACATGCGTGAGAATGATGATGGGAAGACAGTCGCAGCAATGGATATGCTCGTGCCTCGG GTAGGGGAGCTGATAGGTGGAAGCCAAAGAGAGGAAAGACTTGAAGTGTTGGAAGCGAGGCTTGATGGGTTGAAACTCGACAAAGAGAGCTACTGGTGGTACCTCGACCTCCGTCGCTATGGTTCAG TTCCTCACGCAGGATTTGGGCTAGGGTTTGAGAGGCTGGTTCAATTTGCCACTGGAATTGATAATATCAGAGACGTTATTCCTTTCCCACGCTCACCTGGCTCTGCTGACTTCTGA
- the LOC106381482 gene encoding cytochrome b561 and DOMON domain-containing protein At4g17280, producing the protein MSISMMKFLNQTLCLSLVLCISMTTMSFAQTCSKYKFSSNNVFASCNDLPFLDSFLHYTYDSSTGTLHIAYRHTKLTSGKWVAWAVNPTSTGMVGAQAIVAYPQSDGTVRVYTSPIRSYQTSLQEGDLSFNVSGLSATYENNEMVILASLSLAQDLGNGGTINTVWQDGSMSGNSPLPHPTSGNNVRSVSTLNVVSGVSAAAGGAGGSSKLRKRNIHGILNGVSWGIMMPVGAIIARYLRVAKSANPAWFYIHVFCQASAYIIGVAGWATGLKLGGDSPGIQYSTHRSIGIALFSLATVQVFAMFLRPKPEHKHRLYWNIYHHSIGYTLIILGVVNVFKGLEILSPKKQWKNAYTGIIVALAIVAALLEAFTWYVVIKRRKLEESAKSSPHGASNGTRSQYA; encoded by the exons ATGAGCATCTCAATGATGAAGTTCTTGAACCAAACCCTTTGTCTCTCTCTTGTCCTATGCATATCCATGACTACTATGTCCTTTGCTCAGACATGTTCCAAATACAAATTCTCCAGTAACAATGTTTTTGCTTCCTGCAACGACCTTCCTTTTCTTGATTCTTTCCTCCATTACACTTATGATTCTTCCACCGGGACCCTCCATATCGCTTACCGCCACACCAAACTGACCTCTGGCAAATGGGTTGCTTGGGCCGTGAACCCCACGTCTACGGGAATGGTGGGAGCTCAAGCCATCGTGGCTTATCCACAATCAGACGGCACTGTCAGGGTTTACACTTCTCCTATCAGAAGCTACCAGACAAGTCTACAGGAGGGTGATCTGAGCTTCAACGTCTCAGGGTTGTCTGCAACTTATGAGAACAACGAGATGGTTATCTTGGCAAGTCTGAGTCTTGCACAGGATCTAGGGAATGGTGGAACCATTAACACTGTGTGGCAAGATGGTTCCATGTCTGGGAACAGTCCTCTGCCTCATCCAACTTCTGGCAACAATGTCCGCTCTGTCTCCACTCTCAATGTGGTCTCTGGTGTTTCTGCAGCTGCCGGAGGTGCTGGAGGAAGTTCCAAGCTCCGTAAACGCAAC ATACATGGAATATTGAACGGAGTGAGTTGGGGAATCATGATGCCAGTAGGGGCAATCATTGCCCGCTACTTGAGAGTTGCCAAATCAGCAAACCCTGCTTGGTTCTACATTCACGTTTTCTGCCAGGCTTCTGCTTACATCATTGGTGTGGCCGGATGGGCCACTGGTCTAAAACTCGGTGGCGACTCACCAGGGATCCAATATAGCACCCACCGTTCTATCGGGATTGCTCTCTTCTCCCTAGCAACAGTCCag GTTTTTGCGATGTTTCTGAGGCCGAAACCAGAGCACAAGCACAGGCTCTACTGGAACATTTACCACCACTCCATAGGCTACACGTTGATCATTTTGGGGGTGGTGAACGTGTTTAAAGGGCTAGAGATATTGAGTCCTAAGAAGCAGTGGAAAAACGCTTACACTGGTATCATCGTTGCTCTCGCCATTGTGGCCGCCCTGCTCGAAGCCTTCACTTGGTATGTAGTCATTAAGAGAAGGAAACTAGAGGAATCTGCTAAATCGTCCCCGCATGGAGCATCCAACGGCACTCGGTCTCAGTATGCTTAA